The Buchnera aphidicola (Formosaphis micheliae) nucleotide sequence GGGAGGATTATGGTCAAATATTGGATGGATTCCAGCTTTTTTTTTATTTTTTATTATATCCAATATTGGTTTACCTGGAACAGGAAATTTTGTAGGTGAATTGATGATGTTTATTGGAATTTTTAATTATTCTCCTATATTATCTTTTGTGTCTTTATTCATATTAATATTTTCTTCTGTTTATTCTTTATATGTGATAAAAAAAATTTGTTTTGGTAAAACTAAAACTTGTTATGAAATAAAAAATATACAGTGTATTGAGTTTGTTATATTGATTATTTTTACTTTAATATTAATTTCTATAGGTTTTTTTCCAACGTTTATTTTAGATACTGCATATATAGCTATGTATAATTTTTAGTATATTTTTTTATTTTATTGAAAGGTTTTTCATGAGTACAATTATTATAAAACAATTTATTGGATTAATTCCTATTTTCATTTTATTAATAGCAGCATTGATTGGGATCTTTTCAATTGCTATAAAGAGAAATCATATATTTGTTTATATTATAAGTGTAATAGGTTTTATTATATCAATATTATCTATGTTTTTTGTTTGTCAAATAATACCAATTGATATTGGTATGTTATTTTATATCAATCATTATTCAATTTTATATATGAGTATAATTATTATATCTGGTATTATTACTATTATTTTAGCTTATCCTTATTTATTGCATTATAAATTTAATAAAGAAGAGTTTTATTTATTATTATTATTTTCTACATTAGGTAGCATGGTCGTTGCTATTTCTAATCATTTAATTAGTATTTTTATAAGTATTGAACTAATGTCTTTTCCGATATTAGGATTAATTGGTTATGAATATTTTCAATATAAATCGTTAGAAGCAGCATTAAAATATATGATTTTATCCGGATTTTCATCTATATGTTTATTATTAGGTATTGCTTTAATATATTATGTATCAGGTAGTTTAAATTTAATTGATATTGGTAATACTTTAATTTTTAATTCTATATATAACAATAATATAATTATATTATTGGGTTTAAGTTTAATTTTAGTATCTTTTATATTTAAATTATCAATTGTACCTTTTCATTTATGGACTCCTGATGTATATGAAGGAAGTTCTTATGTAGTTCTTTTTTTTGTATCTTCTGTTGGTAAAATTGCAGTATTTAGTTTATTAAGTAGATTATTTTTGTATATTCCGAATAGCAAAATCAGTTTAATATATTTAATATTAGAATTTATGTCATTTATTTCTATTGTTTTTGGTAGTGTAATGATGTTATTTCAAAAAAACATTAAGAGGTTATTAGCTTATTCATCTATTTCTAATTTAGGTTATTTATTAATTACAGTGATATATATCAATAATCAATATATTTCATTAATAACTATTGGATTATTTACACTTAGTTATATATTATCAAATGCAGTTTTTTTAGGTTCTATAAGTTCTATTTCTATAAAAAATGAACAAAAAGACATTGATTATATTAAATTTTATAGAGGTATATTTTGGCGTCATCCAATTATTGCAATTATGTTAACAATAGCTTTATTTTCGTTTGCAAGCATTCCTATGAGTATTGGTTTTTTTGGAAAGTTTTATTTAATGTTACTAATAGTATCTAAAAAATCATTATTATTAGGATTTGGAATTGTTTTAGGTAGTATAATTGGATTATATTGTTATTTACAGGTAATTTTAAGTTTTTATTTAAAATCATCTGAATTATTAAGCAATAACAAATTATTTAATAGTTTTAAATTAACTGTATTAAATATATTAATAATAATATTGTCTACTATAATAGTATTATTTGGTATATATCCAACATATTTAATTGAGTTATTTGGAAACATTCAATGGTTGTTATAAAAAACATAATATTCATATACAATTTTAGCATATTTGTATCTATTTTGTATTTAATATATTTTATTACATAAAATATATTTTGTTTAATATAAGTAATACTTTATATAGTATAAACTAAGTATATGAAAAGTACTGTTTATAATTTTATTTGAATATTTTTATAATGGAATAAATAAAAATGTATCATAATGTAGGTACAACTTTTCTTTGGACGGTTTTTAGTATATTGTCTATTTTAATGATTTTGTTTGAGGTAACATTACAAAAAAAAAATATTTTTAAAAAATTATTCTAAAGGAGCTTATTTATTAACTATATCTTGGATATGTACTACCTTTTTATTCGCTTTAATATTTTGGTTATGTATTAAAAATAATTTTAATTGTGAACATGCTAATACAATATTATTATCTTTTTTTAGTGCTTACTTTTTTGAACAATTATTATCTATAGATAATATTTTTGTGTGGTTTATATTATTTAAATCATTTTCTATTTCTTTTATATGGCAACGTAAAGTATTAATATATGGAGTATTAGGTGCTATTTTATTTCGAACTAGTATGATTTTAATAGGTAATTGGTTATTGATAAAGTTGCATTGGGTATTGTATTTTTTTGGAGTTATTTTAATATTAACAGGAGCAAAAGTATTTTTTAGTCGAAACAATGAAAATGATATATTAAAAGAAAAAAAATGGATAATATGGATATATAAAAAATTAAGAATAATAAATGAAATTCAAGGAGATAAATTTTTTTTAAGACGTAATAGAATATTTTTTTTAACTCCCTTGTGTTTTGTAGCTATATTAATTGAACTTAGTGATATTATTTTTTCTATTGATAGTCTTATAGCTGTTTTATCTATAACTGTAGATCCTTTCGTTGCAATTACATCAAATTTATTAGCTATTTTTAGTTTGCGTTCTTTATATTTTGTTTTATATTCTTGTATTAAAAAAATAGATTTTATAAAGTATGTAGTAGGGTTAATATTAATTATTATTGGTCTGAAAATTTTTATATAACATATAATATATTTTTTTGGTATATTTATAAATAATATGTAAACAGATATTGAAATAATATTACTGAGTAATAATATATATATGTTGTAAATATATTGTTATCATAGTAAAGTATGCAAGTTGTTAGTATTTTTTTAAATATTTTTAATAAAATATTTAATTTCAATATACAAAAACTTATAATTCGTTTATTTGTATATTAATTAACGTATATTTTATTTTTTAAAATGATTTTTTATTGTATAGTTAAAATATATAACACGAAATGTATCTTAAAGAAAATAATATAAATTTATATAATTTTAAATTATTGGCAAAAAAAATGCATTTATTGCATTCTTCTGCATTTATTTTTATTGTTGGCGGTACTAATGGAAAAGGGACAGTATGTTATTTTTTAGAAAAGATTTTTATAAATTCTGGGTATCGAGTAGGGTTATATACTTCACCTCATTTATTAGATGAAATTGAACGTGTGAGGATTAATGGTCAATATGTTGAAAGAAGTGTATATCAATATGCGTTTTCATTAGTGAGATTGTATCAAAAAAATTTTTTCTTAACATATTTTGAATTTATTACATTAGTTGCATTAGTTTTGTTTAAAGATACCAAATTAGATGTTATTATTCTTGAAGTAGGATTAGGAGGTAGATTAGATGCTACAAATATCATTAATACAGATTTATCTATAATTACTAATGTCGGGATAGATCATGTTGATTGTTTAGGTAGCACTCGTTCTAGTATTGGATTTGAAAAGGCTCATATTGCCAGAAAAAATAAATTTATCATATTTGGAGAATATGATATACCTGGTAAAATGGTACATGTAATAAAAAATAAACAGGCTATATTAAAATTATTTAAGAGAGATTGGTTTATTATTAAAAATAAAAATAACTGGAGTTATGTTTCTCGTACTAGAAATATATACAATATTTCTTATCCTAATGTATCTTTAAATAGTATTTCAGTAGCTTTAACTGCTTTATTTTGTTCTCCATTTATAATATATAATAATGTTATTATAGATGTGATTAAAAATATTGTGATACCTGGGCGATTTCAAATTATATCTCAAAAACCTAAAATAATATTAGACGTTGGACATAATCCACATGCTATATTAAATTTATCTAAAAAAATAAAAAAAATTAGTCATAAAAGAAAAAAAATTTATGTGATTATGGGAATATTAAAAGATAAAGATTTTCATAATATGATTTTAAATTTAATAGAAGTAGTTGATTATTGGTATACTGCGCCAATAGATACGATAAAAGGATTTACTTGGTGTCAATTAAATAAAATTTTACCAAATTTTTTTAATATTTGTAAAAATGTTCAAAAAGTATGGGATGTTGTTCAAAAAAGAACTAACAAAGAAGACGTAATAGTCGTATGTGGATCATTTTATTTAGTATCGGAAATAATGAAAATTATGAAATTAAAAGTAATAATTTAATTTAATTTATTTTTATAAGAGGATAAATGTAAGTAAATATTTTTTATATATATGATATATTTTTAATAATAGATATTTTACATATTTAATAAATAAACAGTACACTAAAATGAATAATTAATTTTAATGTACTTATGAAAATATATTGTATTAAAACAATGGTTTTAGTGTTCGAACATTTCAGAAATAGATTCTTCATTACTAATTCTACGAATTGCTTCAGATAACATGCTAGAAAGACTCAATTGTCTTACATTAGGCAATAAACTAATTTTTTCAGATAATGGAATAGAATCACATACAACAACTTCATCAATTACAGAACGTTGTAAGTTTTCTACAGCATTACCAGAAAAAATTGGATGTGTAGCGTAAGCAAATACTCTATTTGCTCCTCTACTTTTTAGAGCTTCAGCAGCTTTACATAATGTACTTCCAGTATCTATTATATCGTCAACTAATACGCAATCACGTTCTGTAACATCTCCTATAACATGCATTACTTGAGATATATTAGATTGAGGTCTTCTTTTGTCTATTATAGCCATATCTGTATCATATAATAATTTAGCTATTGCTCTAGCTCTAATTACTCCACCTATATCTGGTGATACAACAATTGGATTATTTAAATTAATTTTTAACATATCTTCTAATAAAATTGAACTACCAAAAACGTTATCTACAGGTACATCAAAGAAACCTTGAATTTGTTCTGCATGTAAATCAACAGTTAAAATGCGATCAATTCCAACATTTGATAGAAAGTCAGCAACGACTTTTGCAGTGATAGGTACTCTAGCTGAACGAACACGTCGGTCTTGTCTAGCATATCCAAAATAAGGAATAACTCCAGTAATACGACCAGCAGAAGCACGTCTTAAAGCATCTACCATAACTAATAATTCCATTAAATTATCGTTTGTAGGAGCGCAAGTTGATTGAATAATAAATACATCACTGCCTCTGACATTTTCATTAATTTGTATGCTAATTTCTCCATCACTAAATCTAGTAACTAATGCATTACCTAATGTAGTATACAGTCTTTTTGTAATAGATTTAGCTAATTTTGGGATAGCATTACCAGAAAATAATTTTATGTTAGACACGGAAGTCAACCTTAATTTATTGATCAATTGAATTGGTTGTATTTTAAATGGATATAATAAAAATTTAATATTTTCAATATTAAAGTAATTATTTTTTAAAATGAATATTATTTCTATATAAAATATTTTTTATAATAGAAATATATCATATAAATATTATTTTTTTAGAAGGTTAATATAATTTTTTAGTTGATTAAAATTATTAAATATTTTTTTAATGGTATGATAAAATTACACAGTATTTAGATAATTTATATTTTTAATTCAATATTTTGAAATATGTGATTAGTGCGTTATGCTATTGAATTATTTTAATATTTTGCATAGTATTTAACGTTATGATTTGAATCATTATTTTTTTGAAAAGTATATTTTATTATATAATATAAATTTGATATAAAAATATTATTTTTTTATTATGAAATGATACTTATAATATAAAATAATATTTTTGTGCATTTTTAAAAAATATAATACATTATAGATAGTGTTTGCTTATAGTAATATTTTTTATTATTTTTAGTAGATTTTTAAGTAAGTTTTTATTCAAATATGTGACGTTGATGTTATTTGTTTTTATTTTATAGTATAAGGGAATTTTATTATATTAATTTTATTTTATAAATTTAAGATATATATATTTTAGGAGTATAGGATATAAAATATGTTTATAAGGATAAATTACTATTATAATTATATAATAAATAAAATATTGACTAGTATTGTTATTTTTATATCAATAATATTAATAACATGAATATAGTGTTTTTTATATTTAAAGTTTATTAATTATAATAGTTCAGTTTTTTTATATTGTTTTTATAATGATTTTAAAGATATATATTGATAGATAGTATTATATGATAGGTATGTAAAATGCATTAATAAGGTAAATGATATAGATGAAAAAATCTATTTTATGTAAATTAGAACATATAAAAAACCGGTGTGAAGAATTAGAATTGATGTTATCGGAATCTAATTTGATATTAAATCATGAAAAATTTCGTATATTATCTCAAGAATATATTAAATTATTAGATATTAAAAAGTGTTTTATAAATTGGAAAGTTAATCAAAAAAATATAAAAACAGCTACAGAATTATTAAATGATAAAGAAGTTCGAGTATTAGCAGAAGAAGAATTGAAGTATTCTCTCCAATATTCTAAGGATTTAGAAGAACAAATAAATATTTTATTGTTACCACGTGATCCTAACGATGAATATAGTTGCTTTATTGAAATTAGAGCAGCAACTGGAGGAGATGAAGCAGCAATTTTTACTGGAGATTTGTTACGTATGTATGTAAAATATGCTGAATCTCGCGCTTGGACAACAGAATTAATTAGTTCAAGTATAGGAGAAAAAGGTGGTTTTAAAGAAATTATTATTAAAATTACTGGAAATGGAGTGTGTGGAAGGTTGAAATTTGAGTCTGGAGGACATAGAGTACAGAGAGTACCTCAGACTGAATCACAAGGTCGAATTCATACCTCTACATGTACAGTTGCAGTTATGCCAGAAGTTAAAACTTCAGAAAAACTTGTTATTTGTCATAGTGATTTAAAAATTGATACTTTTCGTTCTTCTGGAGCAGGAGGTCAACATGTAAATACTACTGATTCTGCTATTAGAATCACACATATTCCAACAGGTCAAGTAGTAGAATGTCAAGATGAGAGATCACAACATAAAAATAAAGCTAAAGCATTATCTGTTTTATCTGCTCGTATTAATTCTGCTGAAATAGAAAAACGTAATAAAGAAAGCGCATTTATTCGTCGAAATTTATTAGGAAGTGGAGAAAGATCCGATCGTAATAGGACCTATAATTTTTCTCAAAATAGAGTCACTGATCATAGAATTAATTTAACTTTATATTGTTTAGATGATATTTTAGAGGGTAAATTAGATTTATTAATCGAACCAATTATTCAGGAACATCAAGCAGAAATGTTACTTTCTTTATCAGATTAATTTTATGAGTATTATTGATTGGTTAAATTATGCATATTGTCGATTATCTTATATAGGCTATTTAAAGATAGATGCTGAATTAATATTAAAATTTGTTTTAAAAAGATCCAAAATATGGTTAATTATTAATCATAAGTTGAAATTAAATATACTTCAATTAAATCAATTAAATCAATTACTTAATAGACGAATTTCTGGTGAACCGATTGCTTATTTATTAAGAAAAAAAGAATTTTGGTCATTGTCTTTATGTATATCAAAATTTGTATTAATACCTAGAACAGATACTGAAATATTAGTAGAACAGAGTTTAAAAAGAATTACTCATGTTAATTTTAAAATATTAGATTTAGGAACTGGTTCTGGAGCGATTGCTTTAGCAATAGCAAAAACTCGTCCAGATTGTCATATTTTAGGTATTGATTGTTTAAAAGAATCAGTAGAATTAGCAACATTCAATGCTAAAAAATTAAATTTAAATAATATAAATTTTATTCGTAGTAATTGGTTTTCTGAATTAAATAATAAAAAATTTAATATTATTGTAAGTAATCCACCTTATATTGGATTGCAAGAAATTTCTTTGTTAGATAAAGATATTTTTTTTGAACCTTTTATATCGTTAGTGTCAGGTAATGATGGATTAGCAGATATACAATTTATAGTAAAGAATGCAAATAAATATTTATATTCTCAAGGTTATTTATTAATTGAACATAGTTATAGACAAAAAAATGTAGTACAAAATATTTTTAAATCACATGGTTTCTTAGGAGTCAAATCTTATAAAGATTACTCTGGGAATGATAGAATTACTTTAGGAAAAAAAATATAGATTATTAATTTTTATAGTTGATGATATTTTTATATTACAATAACTAATATTTATTTCATTTAATAATTATATGATAAATATTTTTAATTTTTTTCATTTATATTGATAATTATTTTTCACTATAACAAATTTTATATGATATGGTATATAGGATATAATTTATTATAGAAATGAAACTATATTTTAAAACAGATAAAATATATATTTTATTTATATTATTTAGTGAAGCATAATTACATATTATAATTGGAGGTAATATGAAATCTTTTGATAAAATTGATTTTTCTACATCTCCACTGTGTGAAATAATAATGCTTATTTTTCAGACGATTCGAAAAGATTTTTCAATAGAGGATGTGTATTCTGAATTACGTAATAGAGTTGATGAAGCTAGAATTTATATTTCTGCAGAAAGTAATCAAAACAATCAATTAAAAAAATTATTAGAGTTATTTTATGAACGTTGGAGATTTGGCGGGGCTAATGGAAAATACTTGTTGTCAGACGTATTGTGGTTAGATAATGTATTACAAACAAGAAAAGGGACAGCAGTATCGCTTGGTATAATATTATTACATATTGCTCAAGAGTTAGAATTGCCATTAATGCCTGTTATTTTTCCTACACAGTTAATTTTACGAGTAAAAAATAAAAATAATGAGTTGTGGTTAATTGATCCATTTAATGGGAATACTTTAGATAAACATACTTTAGGAGTATGGTTAAAAGGCAATATTAGTCCTACTGCTAAATTATATGATAATGATTTAGATCAAGCTGATTCTACGACAGTAATAAGAAAAATATTAGACATATTAAAAACAGCTTTAATGGAAGAAAAGAAAATGGAGTTAGCATTAAATGTTAGTAATATATTATTACAAATAAATCCAGATGATCCTTATGAAATTAGAGATCGTGGTTTAATTTATGCTCAGTTGGAATGTAATCACATTGCTTTGACTGATTTAATTTATTTTGTAGAACATTGTCCTGAAGATCCAATTAGTGAAATTATTAAGATACAAATTCATTCAATTGAACAGAGACAAATTACGTTACATTAATTGAATTTAATTAAATATAATTAATAGGTGCAGTATATTTTTTTTGTTTTTTTACAATTAAGTTAATTAATATAATTATGTTTAAATAATTTTTAAAAACATATACGATTATAAATATATTTATTTATAATTTATTTTGAAAAAATATAATTGATATAGATATTTGATTATATTATTTTATTGGTATTTTATTATATTTAGTACTTATTTTGTTAATAATAGTATCATTAATTAAAATAATTATTTAAACATATTTTAAGTTATATTAATTACTGAATATTAGTTTTATATCATATTAATGATATTATATAATTATGATATATATATGAAAATTTTATTTTTGATAAAAAATCAATATAATCAGTTACGTTAGGTTGATTTTTTTAATTAAAAATTAAATTGTATTAATATTATTTCGTTTAGTGTATATTTTATAGTTAATTTTTATATATATTGATTTATCAAAAATATAATATTATATATAATGTTTATATTTTATTAAATAGGTAATTTATTTTGAATAGATTAGTTTTAGTTTTAAATTGTGGTAGTTCTTCTTTAAAATTTTCTATTATTGATGTTAAGAATAATAAAAAGATTATTTTTGGTAGAGTAGAATCAATATTATCTTCTAAGTCGTATATTATATGGAGTGCAAATAATATTGAATATAAAAATATTTTAAAAAAAAATATTACATATAGTTCTGCATTAAATTTTATTTTAAATAATATTTTAAAAAAAGATATAAAATTATTTAGTAATATTACAGCTATAGGACATAGAGTAGTGCATGGAGGCAGCAAATTAATTAATTCTGTAATTGTTAATGATAAGATTATAGAAGATATTACAGATGCTAGTTGTTTTGCTCCTTTACATAATCCAATAAATTTATTAGGTATTCAATGTGCACTCAATGTATTTCCTCATTTAAGCAATAAAAATGTAGCAGTATTTGATACTTCTTTTCATACTACAATACCAGAACATGCATATTTATATGCTATACCATATCATTTTTATATCAACAATGGAGTTAGAAGATATGGTGCTCATGGGATTAATCATCAATATATTTCTATTCAATCTGCTAAGATATTAAATAAATCATTAAAAAAAATTAATATTATTTCATGTCATTTAGGGAATGGTGCATCTATATCGGCTATTCGTAAAGGTATTTGTATCGATACTTCAATGGGTTTTACTCCTTTAGAAGGATTAGTAATGGGTACTCGTAGTGGAGACATTGATCCCGAAATTATTTTTTTTATGTATAAAAAATTAGGTATAAGTTTAAATGAAATTCATACAATATTAACCAAAGAATCTGGTTTATTAGGATTAAATGGAGTTAGTAGTGATTGTCGTTATGCAGAGAAAAATTATTATACTGATGTAGGAGCTAAAAGATCTATTGATGTTTTTTGTTATCGTTTATCTAAGTATATTGCAGCTTATAATATGTTAATGAAAGGAAAATTAGATGCAATTGTTTTTACAGGAGGGATTGGTGAAAATTCTTCATTAATTCGAGATATAACAATATCTCAATTATCTGTCTTAAATTTTAATATTGATAAAGAATGTAATATGTGTAATACGTTTGATAAATATATTTATATTCATTCAAAAGATTCTTTACCTATTTTAGTTATACGTTCTAATGAAGAATGGATGATTGCAAAAGAAACTATTTCTTTATTAAATTTAAAACATGTTCATGAATAAATAGTAAGACAAAAATTATTTTTTATTTAACATATTTTAAGAGGTGTATAGTTATGGCACGAGATATAACTGTGATTCCAATAGGGACTCATGTTGGTTTGACAATTGTTAATCTTGGATTAATACGATCTATAACGTGCAAAGATTTAACAGTGAGATTTTTAAAACCAATATTTAAATTTCGTGATGACAAAAAAAAAATAGATAATGTAGGTCATTCAATATTTATCAATAAATTAGTACGTTGTGTGGAAATTATTGAATTGTCTTATACTAAATTGTCGTATAATGATAATTTTATCATGTCAATAGTTGATACTATTATTGATAAGTTTTATCAATGTAAAAAAATATATGATATTACTTTAATTGAAGGTTTTAGATACACGGAAATAGGAGCATTGTCTTATATATTAAATTATAAGATTTCTTTAATATTATCTACTGATATTTTATTTGTGGCTGCAGATAATGAAAATATAGAAAATTATTTTATGGAATCCAATTATTTTTTTAGAAATATATTTAAAAGTAATAAACAGGTAAACATTTTAGGAGTAATATTAAATAAATGTAATAATTTTAAATTTAATAACAATAGTATTATAGATTGTATGGATTTATTTGGTATGCATTTTAATATATTTAAAAATAATTTATTTTCTCAGTTAGAAAAAAAATATACTGTATTTTTTAATAATATAAAATTACCAATATTAGCTACTATTCCTTTTAATTTAGAATTAATTAATATTACTGTGTTTCAATGTATTCAATACTTAAATGCAAAAATTATTAAAAATAATTCTATTGAATGTAAATCAATAGAACAGATTATTTTTTTTGATCAATTATCATGTATTAATATTCATAATAAAAAATATAAACGAATGTGTATCATTTCATTTGAACAATTAAAATACGTTGATAATTTGTATTTAAATAATATAAAAAATAGCAATGTTATTGCGATTTTATTAACTGGAGTTGATAATTTTTTAGATAAAGATAACAAATTTGTGTCAAAATTATTAATATTGTCTAATATATATATATTTTCAGTATCAACTAATATTTTAACCACATTAATAAAATTATG carries:
- a CDS encoding NADH-quinone oxidoreductase subunit N, yielding MSTIIIKQFIGLIPIFILLIAALIGIFSIAIKRNHIFVYIISVIGFIISILSMFFVCQIIPIDIGMLFYINHYSILYMSIIIISGIITIILAYPYLLHYKFNKEEFYLLLLFSTLGSMVVAISNHLISIFISIELMSFPILGLIGYEYFQYKSLEAALKYMILSGFSSICLLLGIALIYYVSGSLNLIDIGNTLIFNSIYNNNIIILLGLSLILVSFIFKLSIVPFHLWTPDVYEGSSYVVLFFVSSVGKIAVFSLLSRLFLYIPNSKISLIYLILEFMSFISIVFGSVMMLFQKNIKRLLAYSSISNLGYLLITVIYINNQYISLITIGLFTLSYILSNAVFLGSISSISIKNEQKDIDYIKFYRGIFWRHPIIAIMLTIALFSFASIPMSIGFFGKFYLMLLIVSKKSLLLGFGIVLGSIIGLYCYLQVILSFYLKSSELLSNNKLFNSFKLTVLNILIIILSTIIVLFGIYPTYLIELFGNIQWLL
- a CDS encoding TerC family protein, with the translated sequence MLLSFFSAYFFEQLLSIDNIFVWFILFKSFSISFIWQRKVLIYGVLGAILFRTSMILIGNWLLIKLHWVLYFFGVILILTGAKVFFSRNNENDILKEKKWIIWIYKKLRIINEIQGDKFFLRRNRIFFLTPLCFVAILIELSDIIFSIDSLIAVLSITVDPFVAITSNLLAIFSLRSLYFVLYSCIKKIDFIKYVVGLILIIIGLKIFI
- the folC gene encoding bifunctional tetrahydrofolate synthase/dihydrofolate synthase, with the protein product MYLKENNINLYNFKLLAKKMHLLHSSAFIFIVGGTNGKGTVCYFLEKIFINSGYRVGLYTSPHLLDEIERVRINGQYVERSVYQYAFSLVRLYQKNFFLTYFEFITLVALVLFKDTKLDVIILEVGLGGRLDATNIINTDLSIITNVGIDHVDCLGSTRSSIGFEKAHIARKNKFIIFGEYDIPGKMVHVIKNKQAILKLFKRDWFIIKNKNNWSYVSRTRNIYNISYPNVSLNSISVALTALFCSPFIIYNNVIIDVIKNIVIPGRFQIISQKPKIILDVGHNPHAILNLSKKIKKISHKRKKIYVIMGILKDKDFHNMILNLIEVVDYWYTAPIDTIKGFTWCQLNKILPNFFNICKNVQKVWDVVQKRTNKEDVIVVCGSFYLVSEIMKIMKLKVII
- a CDS encoding ribose-phosphate pyrophosphokinase, which produces MSNIKLFSGNAIPKLAKSITKRLYTTLGNALVTRFSDGEISIQINENVRGSDVFIIQSTCAPTNDNLMELLVMVDALRRASAGRITGVIPYFGYARQDRRVRSARVPITAKVVADFLSNVGIDRILTVDLHAEQIQGFFDVPVDNVFGSSILLEDMLKINLNNPIVVSPDIGGVIRARAIAKLLYDTDMAIIDKRRPQSNISQVMHVIGDVTERDCVLVDDIIDTGSTLCKAAEALKSRGANRVFAYATHPIFSGNAVENLQRSVIDEVVVCDSIPLSEKISLLPNVRQLSLSSMLSEAIRRISNEESISEMFEH
- the prfA gene encoding peptide chain release factor 1, translated to MKKSILCKLEHIKNRCEELELMLSESNLILNHEKFRILSQEYIKLLDIKKCFINWKVNQKNIKTATELLNDKEVRVLAEEELKYSLQYSKDLEEQINILLLPRDPNDEYSCFIEIRAATGGDEAAIFTGDLLRMYVKYAESRAWTTELISSSIGEKGGFKEIIIKITGNGVCGRLKFESGGHRVQRVPQTESQGRIHTSTCTVAVMPEVKTSEKLVICHSDLKIDTFRSSGAGGQHVNTTDSAIRITHIPTGQVVECQDERSQHKNKAKALSVLSARINSAEIEKRNKESAFIRRNLLGSGERSDRNRTYNFSQNRVTDHRINLTLYCLDDILEGKLDLLIEPIIQEHQAEMLLSLSD
- the prmC gene encoding peptide chain release factor N(5)-glutamine methyltransferase, coding for MSIIDWLNYAYCRLSYIGYLKIDAELILKFVLKRSKIWLIINHKLKLNILQLNQLNQLLNRRISGEPIAYLLRKKEFWSLSLCISKFVLIPRTDTEILVEQSLKRITHVNFKILDLGTGSGAIALAIAKTRPDCHILGIDCLKESVELATFNAKKLNLNNINFIRSNWFSELNNKKFNIIVSNPPYIGLQEISLLDKDIFFEPFISLVSGNDGLADIQFIVKNANKYLYSQGYLLIEHSYRQKNVVQNIFKSHGFLGVKSYKDYSGNDRITLGKKI
- the sirB1 gene encoding invasion regulator SirB1, translating into MKSFDKIDFSTSPLCEIIMLIFQTIRKDFSIEDVYSELRNRVDEARIYISAESNQNNQLKKLLELFYERWRFGGANGKYLLSDVLWLDNVLQTRKGTAVSLGIILLHIAQELELPLMPVIFPTQLILRVKNKNNELWLIDPFNGNTLDKHTLGVWLKGNISPTAKLYDNDLDQADSTTVIRKILDILKTALMEEKKMELALNVSNILLQINPDDPYEIRDRGLIYAQLECNHIALTDLIYFVEHCPEDPISEIIKIQIHSIEQRQITLH
- a CDS encoding acetate kinase, giving the protein MLNRLVLVLNCGSSSLKFSIIDVKNNKKIIFGRVESILSSKSYIIWSANNIEYKNILKKNITYSSALNFILNNILKKDIKLFSNITAIGHRVVHGGSKLINSVIVNDKIIEDITDASCFAPLHNPINLLGIQCALNVFPHLSNKNVAVFDTSFHTTIPEHAYLYAIPYHFYINNGVRRYGAHGINHQYISIQSAKILNKSLKKINIISCHLGNGASISAIRKGICIDTSMGFTPLEGLVMGTRSGDIDPEIIFFMYKKLGISLNEIHTILTKESGLLGLNGVSSDCRYAEKNYYTDVGAKRSIDVFCYRLSKYIAAYNMLMKGKLDAIVFTGGIGENSSLIRDITISQLSVLNFNIDKECNMCNTFDKYIYIHSKDSLPILVIRSNEEWMIAKETISLLNLKHVHE